Proteins co-encoded in one Natronorubrum daqingense genomic window:
- a CDS encoding DUF7123 family protein, which translates to MSMSTTSQPSTESKEHRLKHYLRERAADGEMYFKGKFIADDVGMSPKEIGAVMVKLSDSVNDLEIEKWSYTSATTWRVAPA; encoded by the coding sequence ATGTCGATGAGCACAACATCCCAACCCTCCACGGAAAGCAAAGAACACCGCCTGAAACACTACTTGCGCGAACGAGCTGCAGACGGTGAGATGTACTTCAAAGGCAAGTTCATTGCAGACGACGTCGGGATGTCGCCGAAAGAGATCGGTGCAGTGATGGTCAAACTCTCCGATTCGGTCAACGACCTCGAGATCGAGAAGTGGTCGTACACGAGCGCGACGACGTGGCGAGTCGCACCCGCCTAA
- a CDS encoding molybdopterin synthase, producing the protein MYVLGICDHGTDGDALEGVVDRIVDRLEQAGRVGVVRYDATIADGIQATDSRTVGGDVSYGLGADGDWTASGTGLTVNDAIDRLATDCEYGIVVGVPTLRYPTLVVGSADDGDIDTDSGSVIDVIEHPADLEVDAVKTELERTDPYETLESLVSRVKRSPKAERSGAIATFTGRVRAKDSDDDARTTHLEFEKYEGVAEARMDALERDLEARDGVLEVELYHRTGVVEDGEDIVFVVVLAGHREEAFETVEDGINRLKDEVPLFKKEVTVDDEFWVHDQT; encoded by the coding sequence ATGTACGTACTCGGCATCTGCGATCACGGAACGGACGGCGACGCACTCGAAGGCGTCGTCGACCGAATCGTCGATCGTCTCGAGCAGGCTGGACGCGTCGGCGTCGTCAGATACGACGCGACGATTGCAGACGGCATCCAAGCGACCGATTCTCGAACCGTTGGCGGCGACGTTAGCTACGGGCTGGGCGCAGACGGAGACTGGACCGCCTCTGGCACTGGATTGACTGTCAACGATGCGATCGACCGGCTTGCGACCGACTGCGAGTACGGCATCGTCGTCGGCGTCCCCACGCTCCGCTACCCGACGCTCGTCGTCGGGTCGGCCGACGACGGCGACATCGACACCGATTCCGGCTCCGTCATCGACGTAATCGAACACCCCGCAGACCTCGAGGTCGACGCCGTGAAAACCGAACTCGAGCGAACGGATCCCTACGAGACGCTCGAATCGCTCGTTTCCCGCGTCAAGCGCTCGCCGAAGGCAGAGCGCTCGGGCGCGATCGCGACGTTCACCGGCCGCGTCCGCGCGAAAGACAGCGACGACGACGCGCGGACGACACACCTCGAGTTCGAGAAGTACGAAGGCGTCGCTGAAGCGCGCATGGACGCCCTCGAGCGCGATCTCGAGGCTCGTGACGGCGTGCTCGAGGTCGAGCTCTACCACCGAACGGGCGTCGTCGAGGACGGCGAAGACATCGTATTCGTCGTCGTGCTCGCCGGTCACCGCGAGGAGGCGTTCGAAACCGTCGAAGACGGTATCAACCGGTTGAAAGACGAAGTTCCGCTGTTCAAAAAGGAAGTGACGGTCGACGACGAGTTCTGGGTGCACGATCAGACCTGA
- the pyrH gene encoding UMP kinase, with translation MKVVVSIGGSVLVPEPGADRVAEHAAVVEELVADGCRVGAVVGGGGVAREYISAARNLGANEIELDQLGIDVTRLNARLLIAALSGDSITAPAKDYEDAGEALQRGGLAIMGGVAPAQTTDAVGAAFAEYVDADLLVYATSVPGVYSADPNETDDATKYDELSATELVDAIAGLEMNAGASAPVDLLAAKIIQRSGMRTIVLDGTDPERISRAVRHGEHDGTDVIPDGVGEEPTYWAQDDQ, from the coding sequence ATGAAAGTGGTCGTCTCTATCGGCGGGAGCGTGCTCGTGCCCGAACCCGGGGCGGATCGGGTCGCCGAACACGCCGCCGTCGTCGAAGAACTCGTTGCGGACGGTTGTCGCGTCGGTGCCGTCGTCGGGGGCGGCGGCGTCGCTCGCGAGTACATCAGCGCCGCTCGCAACCTCGGGGCAAACGAAATCGAACTCGATCAACTGGGCATCGACGTTACCCGGCTCAACGCACGCCTACTCATCGCCGCGCTGAGCGGCGACTCGATCACGGCACCGGCGAAAGACTACGAGGACGCCGGCGAAGCGCTCCAGCGAGGCGGCCTCGCGATCATGGGCGGCGTCGCGCCGGCACAGACGACCGACGCCGTCGGCGCTGCATTCGCTGAGTACGTCGACGCCGATTTACTCGTCTACGCGACGAGCGTTCCCGGGGTCTACAGCGCCGACCCCAACGAAACCGACGACGCGACCAAGTACGACGAACTCTCCGCCACCGAACTCGTCGATGCCATCGCCGGCCTCGAGATGAACGCCGGCGCGTCGGCTCCCGTCGACTTGCTCGCGGCGAAGATCATCCAGCGCTCGGGCATGCGAACCATCGTGTTAGACGGCACCGATCCGGAGCGAATCTCTCGTGCCGTCCGCCACGGCGAGCACGACGGCACCGACGTCATTCCCGATGGCGTCGGCGAAGAACCGACCTACTGGGCCCAAGACGACCAATGA